A genomic segment from Polyangium mundeleinium encodes:
- a CDS encoding RibD family protein has protein sequence MLDRTEGMPPRSRPWVTVHFAQSLDGRIATSTGDSRWISGQETTRFAHALRAAADAVLVGSGTALADDPLLTVRHVPGKQPLRVVLDTRGRVPPAAQLFRDATTRTLHVTRQASRATLPSHVECCALPVATSGEGIHLDALLVALAERGTRELLVEGGRGVITSFLREGLVDRLVVTVAPLVIGAGIEAVGDLGTRKLDQALRLELRRVLHVGGDVLLELARKGAPPLPVSLPDAASVAS, from the coding sequence ATGCTCGACCGCACGGAAGGAATGCCGCCTCGCTCGCGGCCCTGGGTCACCGTGCATTTCGCGCAATCCCTCGACGGCCGCATCGCTACCTCCACGGGTGATTCGCGCTGGATCAGCGGCCAGGAGACCACGCGCTTCGCCCACGCCCTCCGCGCCGCCGCCGACGCGGTCCTCGTCGGCTCCGGCACGGCGCTCGCCGACGATCCGCTTCTCACCGTGCGACACGTGCCGGGAAAACAACCCCTGCGTGTCGTGCTCGACACCCGCGGCCGCGTGCCTCCCGCAGCGCAGCTCTTCCGCGACGCGACCACACGCACGCTGCACGTCACGCGGCAGGCGTCACGCGCGACGCTGCCGTCCCACGTCGAGTGCTGTGCGCTCCCCGTCGCGACGAGCGGGGAAGGCATCCACCTCGACGCGCTGCTCGTCGCCCTCGCAGAGCGCGGCACGCGCGAGCTGCTCGTCGAAGGCGGCCGTGGCGTGATCACCTCCTTCCTCCGGGAAGGGCTCGTCGATCGGCTCGTCGTCACCGTCGCGCCTCTCGTCATCGGCGCGGGCATCGAGGCCGTCGGCGATCTCGGTACACGCAAGCTCGATCAAGCCCTGCGCCTGGAGCTCCGCCGCGTCCTCCACGTCGGCGGCGACGTGCTCCTCGAACTCGCCCGCAAAGGCGCGCCGCCCTTGCCGGTCTCGCTCCCCGACGCGGCGTCGGTGGCCTCGTGA
- a CDS encoding glycosyltransferase family 4 protein, with amino-acid sequence MLDGARIAFVVDGPLDQPTGGYLYDRIVASGLRARGCHVDVVNLDVRGPLAPLRENARLLGLLAPRASSPRVHDVVIVDELCHPRAVFAAALRARSPASPRLVTLLHHLAASERTGASANLRLALERVLLTASDHVVVTSETTAGVAVAAGITRDRITVVPPGRDRLGARGTPPARSPGAPVRLLFLGALTPRKDPLALLEAFAAVAARAVLTLAGPADRDAFYAAHVLAAASRFGSRVRVTGALTDEALARELGAHDVLVLPSRYEGYGIALAEAVSHGLAIVSCNAGAIPEVVRHGEEALLVSPGDPRALEDALVRVVSDEQRLDAMQHAALQRAATLPTWAHTQDAFCRAVFPTAR; translated from the coding sequence TTGCTTGATGGCGCGCGTATCGCGTTCGTCGTCGATGGTCCGCTCGATCAACCCACGGGCGGCTACCTCTACGATCGCATCGTCGCCTCGGGCCTCCGCGCACGCGGCTGCCACGTCGATGTTGTGAACCTCGACGTGCGTGGCCCTCTCGCCCCGCTGCGCGAAAACGCCCGACTCCTCGGCCTCCTCGCCCCGCGCGCGTCCTCTCCCCGCGTGCACGACGTCGTCATCGTCGACGAGCTCTGTCACCCGCGCGCGGTGTTCGCTGCCGCGCTCCGCGCCCGATCGCCTGCGTCCCCGCGCCTCGTCACCTTGCTCCACCACCTCGCCGCGAGCGAACGAACGGGCGCTTCTGCAAACCTCCGCCTCGCCCTCGAACGTGTCCTCCTCACCGCCTCGGATCACGTCGTGGTCACGAGCGAGACCACCGCAGGTGTGGCCGTCGCCGCGGGCATCACGCGGGATCGAATCACCGTCGTGCCCCCCGGCCGCGATCGACTCGGCGCACGCGGAACCCCCCCTGCGCGCTCACCCGGCGCCCCCGTGCGCCTTCTTTTCCTCGGCGCGCTCACGCCCCGCAAAGATCCGCTCGCCTTGCTCGAAGCGTTCGCCGCCGTCGCCGCGCGCGCCGTGCTCACGCTCGCCGGACCTGCCGATCGCGACGCGTTTTACGCCGCGCACGTGCTCGCCGCGGCCTCCCGCTTTGGGAGCCGCGTGCGCGTGACGGGCGCGCTCACGGACGAAGCGCTCGCCCGGGAACTCGGCGCGCACGACGTCCTCGTCCTCCCGAGCCGCTACGAGGGGTACGGCATCGCGCTCGCCGAGGCTGTTTCCCACGGCCTTGCCATCGTTTCATGCAACGCGGGCGCAATTCCCGAGGTCGTCCGCCACGGCGAAGAAGCCCTCCTCGTTTCGCCCGGCGATCCTCGTGCCCTCGAAGACGCGCTCGTCCGCGTCGTGAGCGACGAGCAGCGCCTCGACGCCATGCAACACGCCGCCCTGCAGCGCGCCGCGACGCTGCCTACGTGGGCCCACACCCAGGATGCCTTTTGCCGTGCGGTATTCCCGACGGCACGTTGA
- a CDS encoding YqgE/AlgH family protein encodes MNKAHRSLAPGFLIASPPLGDPNFDRTVVLLAVHNEDGALGFVVNRVAPMSLGEVLKLAGYKGPESKDDGPVFLGGPVAPTMGWILCVDPSLDAEQEGVLAVDGRIRLTSRRVAFDELVQERVAQAGAPDPKRRMVMLGYSGWGPGQLEREIGTGAWLPTPLDEGVLFDVDVDDRWERAYALHGLTPAVMMSMRSVGEA; translated from the coding sequence ATGAACAAAGCCCACCGCTCGCTCGCGCCCGGGTTCTTGATCGCTTCGCCTCCGCTCGGAGATCCGAACTTCGATCGGACGGTCGTGCTGCTCGCGGTGCACAACGAGGACGGCGCGCTCGGCTTCGTGGTGAACCGCGTCGCCCCGATGTCGCTCGGCGAGGTGCTGAAGCTCGCGGGGTACAAGGGGCCGGAGTCGAAGGACGATGGGCCGGTGTTCCTCGGGGGGCCGGTGGCGCCGACGATGGGCTGGATCCTCTGCGTGGATCCGAGCCTCGACGCGGAGCAGGAGGGCGTGCTCGCCGTGGACGGTCGGATCCGGCTCACGTCGCGCCGCGTGGCGTTCGACGAGCTCGTGCAGGAGCGTGTGGCGCAGGCGGGCGCGCCGGATCCGAAGCGGCGGATGGTGATGCTCGGCTACAGCGGATGGGGGCCCGGGCAGCTCGAACGGGAGATCGGGACGGGCGCGTGGCTGCCGACGCCGCTCGACGAAGGCGTGCTCTTCGACGTCGACGTGGACGATCGGTGGGAGCGCGCCTATGCGCTGCACGGCCTCACGCCCGCCGTGATGATGTCGATGCGGAGCGTGGGCGAAGCCTGA
- a CDS encoding 6-pyruvoyl trahydropterin synthase family protein, translated as MYTVGVRDHIMVAHRLDGDFFGPAQRMHGATYVVSIEVEQEELDEHCVVCDIGMLRAKLRSVLEQLDYRNLDDHPGFSPGRSTTEVIARYIHRELGHVLPLRAGTMLTVVLDESPNAWAKYRGPIRPASTMPGVEPGVA; from the coding sequence ATGTACACGGTCGGCGTTCGTGATCACATCATGGTGGCTCACCGTCTCGACGGTGACTTCTTCGGACCCGCGCAACGCATGCATGGCGCGACGTACGTGGTCAGCATCGAGGTCGAGCAAGAAGAGCTCGACGAGCATTGCGTCGTCTGCGACATCGGCATGCTCCGCGCCAAGCTGCGCAGCGTCCTCGAACAACTCGACTACCGCAACCTCGACGATCACCCGGGGTTTTCGCCTGGCAGGTCCACGACCGAGGTGATCGCGCGGTACATCCACCGCGAGCTCGGACACGTGCTGCCGCTCCGCGCGGGCACGATGCTCACCGTCGTGCTCGACGAGTCGCCGAACGCGTGGGCCAAGTACCGCGGGCCGATCCGCCCGGCGTCGACCATGCCCGGCGTGGAGCCCGGGGTTGCTTGA
- a CDS encoding zinc-dependent alcohol dehydrogenase codes for MGRVPPDIRAVMALPAQRGSFDLPTSYGYAAVGIVEAIGPHTSPELLGRTVFALHPHHDRFISNEHALRPLSEGIPAPRATLAANLETALNAVWDAEIALGERVVVMGLGVVGQLIARLATRAGGHVTCIDPDERRATLARDLGCAASLPSIDAAIVAEADVLIEASGSPEALAALVASAGPEARILVVSWYGERGVPLPLGGRFHPNRVTIRSSQVGAIPPARRARFTFERRFSVVNELLRDDHLDRLVGPLVPFTDAPRLYTSLAAGEAWNPPHRVLDPSR; via the coding sequence ATGGGCCGCGTGCCACCCGACATCCGCGCCGTGATGGCCCTGCCCGCGCAGCGCGGCTCGTTTGATCTGCCGACGAGCTACGGCTACGCGGCCGTCGGCATCGTCGAGGCGATCGGCCCTCACACGTCGCCTGAGCTGCTCGGTCGTACCGTCTTCGCGCTCCACCCGCACCACGATCGTTTCATCTCCAACGAACACGCGCTCCGCCCGTTGTCCGAGGGCATCCCCGCGCCACGCGCTACGCTCGCGGCGAACCTCGAAACCGCGCTGAATGCCGTGTGGGACGCGGAGATCGCGCTCGGCGAGCGCGTCGTCGTCATGGGCCTCGGCGTCGTGGGACAGCTCATCGCGCGCCTCGCCACGCGCGCGGGTGGCCACGTCACCTGCATCGACCCGGACGAACGCCGCGCCACGCTCGCCCGCGACCTCGGATGCGCCGCATCGCTCCCCTCGATCGACGCGGCCATCGTCGCCGAAGCCGACGTCCTGATCGAAGCTTCCGGCTCCCCCGAAGCCCTCGCCGCGCTCGTCGCATCCGCTGGCCCCGAAGCGCGCATCCTCGTCGTCTCCTGGTACGGCGAGCGTGGCGTCCCCTTGCCCCTCGGCGGCCGATTCCACCCGAACCGCGTCACGATCCGATCGAGCCAAGTCGGCGCGATCCCACCCGCGCGCCGCGCTCGCTTCACCTTCGAGCGACGCTTCTCCGTCGTGAACGAACTGCTCCGCGACGACCACCTCGATCGCCTCGTCGGTCCGCTCGTTCCCTTCACCGATGCGCCCCGCCTGTACACGTCGCTCGCTGCCGGCGAAGCGTGGAATCCGCCGCATCGCGTGCTCGATCCGTCACGTTGA